A region from the Candidatus Gracilibacteria bacterium genome encodes:
- the folP gene encoding dihydropteroate synthase has product MKIALPMPCLMGVLNVTPDSFSDGGDFLSVEKAIERGLEMMSQGAAILDIGGESTGPESQEVSLEEELKRVIPVIRGLREKNPEIMISIDTWKAEVAQQALEAGATMVNDVTALRGDLEMAKVVAKANVPVILMYSKDATARTTSKAVDYEDVIQTIRDFLAARVTVAEATGIRRENIWIDPGMGAFVSKKGCYSLEILRRLEELKTLGLPIVVGASRKGFIGEFCGGNGPKDRLEGSLAAATIALLNGASVIRAHDVKEHARVLKLVGAGLGIY; this is encoded by the coding sequence ATGAAAATTGCCTTACCAATGCCATGTTTGATGGGGGTTCTCAATGTGACCCCGGATTCGTTTTCGGATGGTGGGGATTTTTTGAGTGTTGAAAAAGCGATCGAACGGGGGTTGGAGATGATGAGTCAAGGGGCTGCGATTCTTGATATTGGCGGGGAGTCGACCGGGCCCGAGTCTCAAGAGGTTTCGCTGGAGGAGGAGTTGAAACGCGTGATTCCCGTGATTCGGGGTTTGCGAGAAAAGAATCCTGAAATAATGATTTCCATTGATACGTGGAAGGCGGAGGTGGCGCAACAGGCGTTGGAGGCCGGGGCGACGATGGTGAATGACGTGACTGCGCTGCGTGGAGATCTTGAGATGGCGAAAGTGGTGGCCAAGGCGAATGTGCCGGTGATTTTGATGTATTCCAAGGATGCGACGGCACGCACAACGTCAAAAGCGGTGGATTATGAGGATGTCATTCAAACGATTCGGGATTTTTTGGCAGCGCGAGTGACGGTGGCGGAGGCGACGGGAATTCGACGTGAAAATATCTGGATTGATCCGGGCATGGGTGCTTTTGTGAGCAAAAAAGGGTGCTACAGTTTGGAGATTTTGCGACGGCTCGAGGAATTAAAAACGCTGGGATTGCCGATCGTGGTGGGTGCGTCTCGCAAGGGCTTTATTGGGGAATTTTGCGGAGGGAATGGGCCCAAGGATCGATTGGAAGGTTCGTTGGCTGCGGCCACAATCGCACTGTTAAATGGCGCATCCGTGATCCGGGCGCATGACGTGAAGGAGCATGCAAGGGTGTTGAAGTTGGTGGGGGCCGGTTTATGAATATACTAG
- a CDS encoding hemolysin family protein, producing MKTNIACILITILLFSGCSKFNKNHFFENSFGVNLNEYSTNKTTHYIDGLLEIYNVSKDDEIYKKFFANEEDYAQSENVTIESYTKTFTATEKSPIYYIILDDNTSDGFKKVILYMPEEKIIVFIYAITLIGLNPTMILIEILIILGLIVLNGYFALAEIALLSVKKSHLKYLAQQGNKKAKQTLLLIRKTPEMLSTIQIAITVIGIFAGAFGGATVAEHIGKALSKYPFIAAYSEAISVALVVIILTYISLIIGELVPKQIALSNAEKLSLKVAGPITTLMKITSPLVKLLSASTLKLLQLLGIKPASEHMVTEEEIKLLIAEGTESGVFEKAEQKMVENVFHLGNRPIKDFMTPNTEVDWLNINDSISTIKNKIGKSERSIFPVYKGSIDHLIGAIETNDILTQLLTRGFKKIDLESLIQPVMNVHANIPSLVAINRLKKSSVSIAIVTEETTHQILGVISFHDILEAIVGEFKIEQGKTGTYGQKSHLVIK from the coding sequence ATGAAAACCAACATTGCCTGCATTTTAATAACCATCCTTCTTTTCTCCGGTTGTTCAAAATTTAATAAAAACCATTTCTTTGAAAACTCTTTTGGAGTTAATTTAAACGAATATTCAACAAATAAAACGACCCACTACATTGATGGCCTTTTAGAGATATATAATGTTTCGAAAGATGATGAAATATACAAAAAATTCTTCGCCAATGAAGAGGACTACGCTCAATCGGAAAATGTAACCATTGAGTCCTACACAAAAACCTTCACTGCCACGGAAAAATCTCCGATTTATTATATAATACTGGACGACAATACCTCCGATGGATTTAAAAAAGTTATACTTTACATGCCGGAGGAAAAAATAATTGTATTTATATATGCCATTACACTGATATGATTGAACCCAACTATGATCCTCATTGAAATTTTAATAATCCTCGGCCTGATCGTTTTAAACGGCTATTTTGCTTTAGCGGAAATCGCTTTATTAAGCGTTAAAAAAAGCCACCTCAAATACTTGGCCCAACAAGGAAATAAAAAAGCAAAACAAACATTACTCCTGATACGCAAAACACCGGAGATGCTTTCCACCATTCAAATTGCAATTACGGTCATCGGAATTTTTGCCGGCGCCTTTGGAGGCGCAACCGTGGCGGAACACATAGGAAAAGCGTTATCAAAATATCCCTTCATCGCCGCCTACAGCGAAGCGATCAGTGTGGCCTTGGTGGTGATCATCCTTACTTATATTTCTCTCATCATCGGAGAATTGGTCCCCAAACAAATCGCCCTATCCAATGCGGAAAAATTATCTTTAAAAGTGGCAGGCCCCATCACAACGCTCATGAAAATAACGTCTCCTTTGGTGAAATTATTAAGCGCTTCCACCCTAAAACTACTCCAGCTTCTTGGGATCAAACCCGCCTCCGAACACATGGTGACCGAAGAAGAAATAAAACTCCTGATTGCCGAGGGAACGGAAAGCGGAGTCTTTGAAAAAGCGGAACAAAAAATGGTGGAAAACGTCTTTCATTTGGGAAACCGTCCCATAAAAGACTTCATGACCCCCAACACGGAAGTGGATTGGCTGAACATCAATGACTCGATTTCCACGATCAAAAATAAAATCGGTAAAAGCGAACGATCCATTTTCCCGGTATACAAAGGAAGCATTGACCATCTTATCGGCGCGATTGAAACCAATGATATTTTAACGCAACTGCTGACCCGCGGATTTAAAAAAATAGACTTGGAGTCCCTCATTCAACCGGTCATGAACGTGCACGCGAACATCCCTTCTTTAGTCGCCATCAATCGACTCAAAAAATCATCGGTCAGCATCGCGATTGTTACCGAAGAAACAACCCATCAAATTTTGGGGGTGATCAGTTTTCATGACATACTTGAAGCCATCGTAGGTGAATTTAAAATTGAACAATGAAAAACCTGAACCTATTGACAAAAATCACACTTAGTGATTAAATAA
- the queD gene encoding 6-carboxytetrahydropterin synthase QueD — protein sequence MQITKIFTFDAAHALTHYYGKCERFHGHTYTLHVTVEGPIQKNGMVVDFHLLKRVVEKHVIDKVDHQNLNDILINPSTEMVVRWMWNQLKDLPKLLQKELKDPALAEDLKRYLMSEKKFKPEAGATMKVKLFELKLFETATSFVTYWGEKGSIQAHFIGFIEFAIFIDPDITTQVRVSAGSFACCFGGILQRTTSCSAIGFFITR from the coding sequence ATGCAAATCACAAAAATTTTTACGTTCGATGCGGCGCATGCGCTCACGCATTATTATGGCAAGTGCGAGCGGTTTCACGGGCACACGTACACCCTGCATGTGACCGTCGAAGGCCCGATTCAAAAAAATGGCATGGTCGTGGATTTTCATCTGTTAAAACGCGTGGTTGAAAAACACGTGATCGATAAAGTGGATCACCAAAACTTGAATGATATTCTCATCAATCCTTCAACAGAAATGGTGGTGCGATGGATGTGGAATCAGCTCAAGGATTTGCCGAAATTGTTGCAAAAAGAGCTTAAAGATCCGGCTTTGGCCGAGGATCTAAAGCGTTACTTGATGAGTGAAAAAAAGTTTAAACCCGAAGCGGGGGCGACAATGAAAGTGAAATTATTTGAGCTGAAGTTGTTTGAGACGGCCACGAGTTTTGTGACGTATTGGGGAGAAAAATGATCAATCCAGGCACACTTCATTGGATTCATTGAATTCGCCATTTTCATCGATCCAGATATAACAACCCAAGTTAGAGTCTCTGCAGGTTCCTTTGCCTGTTGTTTTGGTGGGATCCTCCAAAGAACAACTTCCTGTTCCGCAATCGGTTTTTTTATCACAAGGTAG
- a CDS encoding class IV adenylate cyclase — MSVEDIVSGFFMAEIEIKILGIDVEKVSERLASLGARPLFSGIVRCRHFDLPGETLRKSHCLFRLRRWEAEPGFSNKFEICYKGPKQIIDGCKVREEIETTVADADQFETMMMKLGYHVTLNNDKRRRSYELNGAHFDLDEYPTAPAYMEIEAPDREGIDRAVKAVGLEQYEQSTETANELFARLWPEIDFDHLKLP; from the coding sequence ATGTCTGTTGAGGATATAGTATCATGATTTTTTATGGCTGAAATTGAAATTAAAATTCTTGGAATCGATGTCGAAAAGGTGTCTGAGCGCCTCGCTTCGCTCGGCGCCCGCCCTCTTTTTTCCGGCATTGTGCGCTGTCGCCATTTTGACCTTCCCGGGGAGACATTGCGCAAGTCGCATTGCCTTTTTCGCTTGAGACGTTGGGAAGCGGAGCCGGGTTTTTCGAATAAATTTGAGATTTGCTACAAAGGTCCCAAACAAATTATTGACGGGTGCAAAGTGCGTGAGGAAATCGAGACTACGGTTGCGGATGCGGATCAATTTGAAACCATGATGATGAAATTGGGCTATCACGTCACCCTCAACAATGATAAGCGTCGTCGTTCGTATGAATTGAATGGTGCACATTTTGATCTCGATGAGTATCCGACCGCTCCGGCGTATATGGAAATTGAGGCTCCGGATCGCGAGGGCATCGATCGTGCGGTAAAAGCCGTGGGACTTGAGCAATATGAACAAAGCACCGAGACGGCGAATGAACTCTTTGCGCGATTATGGCCGGAAATTGATTTTGATCATTTGAAATTGCCCTAA
- the thiI gene encoding tRNA uracil 4-sulfurtransferase ThiI — MPLFVVHYHEIALKGGNRSFFESVLNKNLKRAFAEFKDLKIEQKRDHFRVLSTHEEDEAAIVARLKEVFGVACFSKVEREVTDFDAVTKHGIELIQKELDARGLKEGEKATFRVNVIRRNKEYPMTSLDLEREISSRILPAFTCLKVKLEKPELALYVDWGEKETLLYLNKIPGLGGLPVGTSGKLVSLISSGFDSPVASFCMMGRGAKIIFVHFHSYPAVGPQSIENVEALIKRLNRFQFEAKLYLIPLIEYQKKVVADAPAPLRVLLYRRMMVRMAEKVMFYEGAKGLITGESVGQVASQTLDNLIVTDAVASRPIYRPLIGMNKDEIIRKAEKIGTAEISSQPYEDCCSLYVPKAPALSAKLPEVEAVEAGLDVERYAEELWGKKEIRKF; from the coding sequence ATGCCACTGTTTGTTGTTCATTATCATGAAATCGCACTTAAAGGAGGAAATCGGTCGTTTTTTGAGTCGGTTTTAAATAAAAATCTTAAGCGAGCGTTTGCGGAATTTAAGGATCTTAAAATTGAACAAAAACGGGACCATTTTCGAGTGCTTTCGACGCATGAAGAGGATGAGGCGGCGATTGTGGCGCGATTGAAAGAAGTGTTTGGCGTGGCGTGTTTTTCCAAGGTGGAACGAGAAGTTACGGATTTTGATGCCGTGACAAAACACGGAATTGAATTGATTCAAAAAGAACTGGATGCGCGAGGATTAAAAGAAGGTGAAAAAGCCACGTTTCGTGTGAATGTGATTCGGCGAAATAAAGAATATCCCATGACGTCGTTGGATTTAGAGAGGGAGATTTCTTCGAGGATTTTGCCTGCGTTTACTTGCTTGAAAGTGAAATTGGAAAAGCCGGAGCTTGCGTTGTATGTGGATTGGGGCGAAAAAGAAACGCTTTTATATTTGAATAAAATTCCGGGGTTGGGCGGTTTGCCGGTGGGGACAAGCGGGAAGTTGGTGTCCTTGATTTCGTCCGGATTTGATTCCCCGGTGGCGAGTTTTTGCATGATGGGACGCGGGGCGAAAATTATTTTTGTTCATTTCCACAGTTATCCTGCGGTGGGCCCGCAGTCCATTGAGAATGTGGAGGCTTTGATAAAACGATTAAATCGGTTTCAGTTTGAGGCCAAGTTGTACCTCATTCCGTTGATTGAATATCAGAAAAAAGTGGTGGCGGATGCGCCGGCCCCACTCCGTGTTTTGTTGTACCGTCGCATGATGGTGCGAATGGCGGAAAAAGTGATGTTTTACGAAGGGGCAAAAGGCCTGATCACCGGAGAAAGTGTGGGGCAGGTGGCGTCGCAAACGCTCGATAATTTGATTGTGACCGATGCGGTGGCGAGTCGCCCGATTTATCGACCGCTCATTGGGATGAATAAGGATGAAATCATTCGCAAAGCCGAGAAAATCGGGACTGCGGAAATTTCCAGTCAGCCGTACGAAGATTGTTGTTCGTTGTATGTGCCCAAGGCGCCTGCGCTTTCCGCGAAATTGCCGGAGGTGGAGGCGGTTGAGGCGGGTTTGGACGTGGAACGGTATGCCGAGGAGTTGTGGGGGAAGAAAGAAATCAGAAAATTTTAA
- the thpR gene encoding RNA 2',3'-cyclic phosphodiesterase yields MRRLFFAIRMPQEALPVLELAQDHLPKQGARFSLTHEFHLTFKFLGEVEALTEMQVRIAARNVAKALTFTPQDLELSFVKPEIFYNKNNDPTVVSVGVRMSAALYQFHYELEAALDPFGFRIEKHRFKPHITLAHIHEIDEPVRKEVVYMLRQVHVKSALFSVKEFELIQSDLEYGKASHYEILETFPFKF; encoded by the coding sequence ATGCGTAGACTTTTTTTTGCCATACGCATGCCACAGGAGGCACTGCCTGTACTTGAGTTGGCTCAAGACCATCTTCCCAAACAAGGCGCGCGATTTTCGTTGACGCATGAATTTCATCTCACTTTCAAATTTTTAGGAGAAGTGGAGGCGTTAACCGAAATGCAGGTGCGGATCGCGGCGCGCAATGTGGCCAAAGCGCTTACTTTTACGCCACAGGATTTGGAATTGAGTTTTGTGAAGCCGGAAATTTTTTATAATAAAAATAATGATCCAACCGTTGTCTCGGTGGGTGTACGGATGAGTGCGGCGCTTTATCAGTTTCATTATGAGCTGGAGGCGGCCTTGGATCCGTTTGGTTTTCGGATTGAAAAACATCGATTTAAACCGCATATTACGTTGGCGCACATTCATGAAATCGATGAGCCGGTGCGCAAGGAAGTGGTTTATATGTTGCGACAGGTTCATGTGAAATCCGCTTTATTTTCAGTCAAGGAATTTGAGCTTATTCAAAGTGATTTGGAATATGGCAAGGCGTCTCATTATGAAATTTTGGAAACGTTTCCTTTTAAGTTTTAA
- the folK gene encoding 2-amino-4-hydroxy-6-hydroxymethyldihydropteridine diphosphokinase, with product MPHIFLSLGSNLGDREKAMNRAQSLLEGFNVRFLKMSPLYETEPVCPVKEDCEQPWFLNAVAEVETDHAPVPFLLLCREVESRLGRDTKDYEGEDSLLRRYFPRPMDIDVLMYDDLIKESKLLILPHPRFHLRRYVLQPFCDIAPDIVHPVEKKTIAQLLKNVKDDACVKKFSHGS from the coding sequence ATGCCACATATTTTTTTGAGTTTGGGATCCAATCTTGGTGATCGCGAAAAAGCGATGAATCGTGCGCAAAGCTTGTTGGAGGGTTTTAACGTTCGGTTTTTGAAAATGTCGCCGTTGTACGAAACCGAACCGGTTTGTCCGGTGAAAGAGGATTGTGAACAGCCTTGGTTTTTGAATGCCGTGGCCGAAGTGGAAACCGATCATGCTCCGGTGCCTTTTTTATTGTTGTGTCGAGAAGTGGAATCGCGGTTGGGGCGTGACACCAAAGATTATGAAGGAGAAGATTCTTTGCTTCGCCGTTATTTTCCTCGACCGATGGACATTGATGTTTTGATGTATGACGATTTGATTAAGGAATCAAAATTATTGATTCTTCCCCATCCGCGGTTTCATTTGCGTCGCTATGTGCTTCAACCTTTTTGTGATATCGCTCCCGATATAGTGCATCCTGTTGAGAAAAAAACCATTGCGCAACTTTTGAAAAACGTTAAAGATGATGCGTGCGTAAAGAAATTTTCCCATGGATCTTAA
- a CDS encoding acyltransferase, with the protein MKKKLAQILSALFVAYYRIRYVGRVHFGKGVIMNHRFAIHGCGKLFIGDYCNLWAHEEPNVFRFYGENARIKIGANTRLNGLTCHCAESIEIGENGLVGSATLMDTDFHSFTDPNHILCGNVKNKPIKIGNGVWLCGQSAILKGVHIEDGSVVGFRAVVVKSFSGCVVLVGNPAQVVKSKP; encoded by the coding sequence ATGAAAAAGAAATTGGCGCAAATTTTAAGTGCATTATTCGTTGCATATTATCGAATTCGTTATGTTGGGCGAGTTCATTTCGGCAAAGGCGTGATTATGAATCATCGATTTGCAATTCATGGTTGCGGGAAGCTTTTTATCGGGGATTATTGTAATCTTTGGGCGCATGAGGAGCCCAATGTTTTTCGTTTTTATGGAGAAAATGCGCGGATTAAAATCGGAGCTAATACTCGACTGAACGGACTCACGTGCCATTGTGCTGAGTCGATTGAAATCGGTGAAAATGGTTTGGTGGGGAGTGCGACCTTGATGGATACGGATTTTCATTCCTTTACGGACCCGAATCATATTCTTTGCGGGAATGTGAAAAATAAGCCGATTAAAATTGGAAACGGAGTATGGTTGTGCGGACAATCTGCGATTTTGAAAGGAGTGCACATTGAAGACGGAAGCGTGGTGGGTTTCCGGGCCGTGGTGGTGAAAAGTTTTTCGGGATGTGTGGTTCTTGTCGGGAATCCGGCGCAAGTTGTAAAAAGTAAACCTTAA
- a CDS encoding DUF192 domain-containing protein translates to MRKFLLNFSIVISVLFLGSGCFLSGGNNVLEAQKFAMEPLMVVKADGSSVELSVAIADSHEERVKGLQGVSGLGSYEGMWFVFSDDAVREFWMKDMQISLDIIFVDADFRVTTFVENAAACSTMDPEQVDCTHYSSVESVRYALELKAGSVKDYGIQVGDTIRWPVL, encoded by the coding sequence ATGAGAAAATTCCTTTTAAATTTTTCGATCGTTATTTCCGTTTTATTTTTAGGAAGTGGGTGTTTTTTATCCGGTGGGAATAATGTATTGGAAGCTCAAAAATTTGCGATGGAGCCGCTCATGGTCGTGAAAGCGGACGGGAGTTCGGTGGAATTATCCGTTGCGATTGCGGACAGCCATGAGGAACGAGTGAAAGGGTTGCAGGGCGTTTCCGGGCTCGGTTCTTATGAGGGGATGTGGTTTGTTTTTAGTGATGATGCGGTGCGTGAATTTTGGATGAAAGATATGCAAATTTCGTTGGATATTATTTTTGTGGATGCGGATTTTCGTGTAACGACTTTTGTTGAAAACGCGGCAGCGTGTTCTACGATGGATCCCGAACAGGTCGATTGTACGCATTATTCTTCGGTGGAATCGGTTCGTTATGCGTTGGAGTTGAAAGCCGGAAGTGTGAAGGATTATGGGATTCAAGTGGGGGATACGATAAGATGGCCGGTTTTATAA
- a CDS encoding ribose-phosphate diphosphokinase: MTHHRPLKLFSGTSHPELAQEIATCLGIEVSESVSKHFASGEIYFKPMDTVRECDVFIVQTATSNVNEDMMELFVMLDAMKRSFASRIHVVMPHYAYSRQDRVASPREPITARLMADLISTAGATHLITLSLHSGQTQGFFSFPVDNVHTHRLFIDYFKKKKFKDLVVVSTDAGGAKAAKRLADPFGVEIAVINKMRPSHNVAAALSVVGDVKGKTCVVFDDMIDTGGSVVTAYEALRKEGANPDIYLAATHAVFSDPCVERLKKTGYKEVIVTNSIPLPKEKEFPGLKVLSVAPLISDVVRCVHEGKSVTGVWE, encoded by the coding sequence ATGACTCATCATCGTCCTCTTAAGTTGTTTTCCGGAACGTCGCATCCCGAACTTGCTCAAGAGATTGCAACTTGTTTGGGTATTGAAGTTTCCGAAAGCGTATCCAAGCATTTTGCGAGTGGAGAAATTTATTTTAAGCCCATGGATACGGTGCGCGAGTGTGATGTTTTTATCGTGCAAACGGCAACGTCCAATGTGAACGAAGATATGATGGAACTTTTTGTGATGCTCGATGCTATGAAGCGTTCGTTTGCCTCGCGCATTCATGTGGTCATGCCGCATTATGCGTATTCTCGCCAGGATCGCGTGGCGTCTCCGCGTGAACCGATCACGGCTCGTTTGATGGCGGATTTGATTTCAACCGCCGGAGCCACGCATCTTATTACTTTGTCGTTGCATTCGGGTCAAACGCAGGGATTTTTCAGTTTCCCGGTGGATAATGTTCATACTCATCGTTTGTTCATCGATTATTTTAAAAAGAAAAAATTTAAGGATTTGGTTGTGGTGTCCACCGATGCCGGCGGGGCCAAAGCGGCCAAACGTTTAGCGGATCCGTTTGGAGTGGAAATCGCGGTGATCAATAAAATGCGCCCTTCTCACAATGTGGCGGCTGCGTTGTCCGTCGTGGGAGATGTGAAGGGGAAAACGTGTGTGGTTTTTGATGACATGATCGATACCGGAGGATCTGTTGTGACTGCGTATGAAGCGTTACGAAAAGAAGGCGCGAATCCGGATATTTATTTGGCGGCAACGCATGCGGTGTTTTCCGATCCGTGCGTTGAACGTCTCAAAAAAACGGGATATAAAGAAGTGATTGTGACCAATTCCATTCCGCTTCCAAAAGAAAAAGAATTTCCGGGCTTGAAAGTTCTTTCCGTGGCTCCTTTGATTTCCGATGTGGTTCGTTGTGTGCACGAAGGCAAGTCGGTAACCGGGGTGTGGGAATAA
- a CDS encoding PrsW family glutamic-type intramembrane protease yields METLSGQKKAFWYNNFMGQTAQKNNFYPILSNLGILIFAGLIFYYWNDNPELAFGQIQFILFILLITLFTRSVSTRYGIGMYGRGLFLGTGITLLIGAGYRALGFDPGGSFFASSLFFPTLEEILKLFPVLLSAYLLYRKNPDQQWNISDWVMLGMMSGTAFGMSEDYYREGYLGEHFGPHLGNVYLFPDATGFSYGNGNEAMGYIGHGAATAFITLAIGLGFYCSKKFNKKPLRWQIPLLAFIWITFEHMANNAGDESGLMLKIFSLLGGGHLTPWLFLILLLGGVGIDAKNFIHAYAILPKFKKIALFGVEKTKNFVIKKTWPPLSFMKGCFRALRFLNRAAWHYFFKT; encoded by the coding sequence ATGGAGACTCTCTCTGGCCAAAAAAAAGCCTTTTGGTACAATAACTTCATGGGACAAACCGCTCAAAAAAATAATTTTTACCCCATTTTAAGCAACTTGGGAATCCTTATTTTTGCCGGACTCATTTTTTACTATTGGAATGACAATCCAGAACTTGCTTTTGGCCAAATTCAATTCATCCTTTTCATCCTTCTCATCACTCTCTTCACAAGATCGGTTTCCACCCGCTATGGCATCGGTATGTACGGACGCGGACTTTTTCTGGGAACCGGAATAACTCTTTTAATCGGCGCCGGATATCGAGCGCTTGGGTTTGATCCGGGCGGAAGTTTTTTTGCTTCCTCTCTCTTTTTCCCAACGTTGGAAGAAATTTTAAAATTATTCCCCGTTCTTCTCTCCGCCTACCTTTTATATCGCAAAAATCCAGACCAACAATGGAATATTTCCGATTGGGTGATGCTGGGAATGATGAGTGGCACCGCTTTTGGAATGTCTGAAGATTACTATCGAGAAGGCTATTTGGGAGAACATTTCGGCCCGCACCTCGGCAATGTTTATTTATTCCCGGATGCCACCGGTTTTTCGTACGGCAACGGGAATGAAGCCATGGGATACATAGGACACGGAGCCGCCACCGCTTTTATAACTTTGGCCATCGGCCTTGGATTTTATTGTTCCAAAAAATTCAATAAAAAACCATTACGCTGGCAAATTCCACTCTTGGCTTTTATTTGGATTACATTTGAACACATGGCCAACAACGCGGGGGATGAATCCGGTTTAATGTTAAAAATCTTCAGTCTTTTGGGTGGAGGACATTTAACACCCTGGCTTTTTCTCATCCTTCTTTTGGGGGGAGTTGGAATCGATGCCAAAAACTTTATCCATGCGTACGCAATCCTTCCAAAATTTAAAAAAATCGCACTGTTTGGTGTTGAAAAAACAAAGAATTTTGTAATAAAAAAGACATGGCCGCCGTTATCTTTTATGAAAGGTTGCTTTCGTGCTCTACGATTCTTAAATCGAGCCGCATGGCATTACTTCTTTAAAACCTAA
- the rpiB gene encoding ribose 5-phosphate isomerase B yields the protein MKIYFGADHGGYRLKEVLQKYVQEELKLEVVDLGTFGEESVDYPDYAREVAEKVYENAGTLGILVCGTGTGMCIAANKHVGIRAASCTNEMMGQFARAHNNANILCLGQRVITEEMGKSIAKIFLATPFDGERHEVRVQKITAMESGKK from the coding sequence ATGAAAATTTATTTTGGAGCGGATCATGGCGGTTATCGATTGAAGGAGGTTTTACAAAAATATGTTCAAGAGGAATTGAAATTGGAGGTTGTGGATCTTGGGACGTTTGGCGAGGAGTCGGTGGATTATCCGGATTATGCGAGGGAAGTGGCGGAAAAAGTGTATGAAAATGCCGGGACTTTGGGAATTTTGGTTTGCGGGACCGGAACCGGGATGTGTATTGCGGCGAATAAACATGTGGGAATTCGGGCCGCGTCTTGCACGAATGAGATGATGGGTCAATTTGCACGAGCGCATAACAATGCCAATATTCTTTGTTTGGGCCAACGGGTGATTACTGAAGAAATGGGTAAGTCCATTGCCAAAATATTTTTGGCAACGCCGTTTGACGGGGAACGACATGAGGTGCGTGTGCAAAAAATTACGGCCATGGAAAGCGGGAAAAAGTAG
- the rpe gene encoding ribulose-phosphate 3-epimerase, producing the protein MKIKIAPSILSADFGRMNEEIASVEPFSDLIHVDVMDGHFVPNLTFGAPVVKCFKHTLPLECHLMITNPEKYIKDFAEAGAWMITVHVEVTGDKTSEVLKQIRALGVKPALSLNPPTPIEAVRPYLDEVDMVLVMTVNPGFGGQVFIEDCLAKISTLRQWKPELEIGVDGGINAETARLAVQAGATLLIAGSYVFKAKNRGAAIEDLRQ; encoded by the coding sequence ATGAAAATTAAAATTGCACCCTCGATTCTTTCTGCGGATTTTGGGCGGATGAATGAGGAAATCGCTTCCGTGGAGCCGTTTTCGGATTTGATTCATGTGGATGTGATGGACGGACATTTTGTCCCCAATCTTACGTTTGGTGCGCCGGTGGTAAAGTGTTTTAAACATACGCTTCCTTTGGAGTGTCATTTGATGATCACGAATCCTGAGAAATACATTAAGGATTTTGCCGAAGCCGGGGCATGGATGATTACGGTTCATGTGGAGGTTACGGGGGATAAAACGTCCGAGGTTTTAAAACAAATTCGAGCGTTGGGGGTGAAGCCCGCGTTGTCACTCAATCCACCTACGCCTATCGAAGCGGTGCGCCCTTATTTGGATGAAGTGGATATGGTTTTGGTGATGACGGTGAATCCCGGGTTTGGAGGGCAGGTTTTTATTGAGGATTGTTTAGCTAAGATTTCGACATTAAGACAATGGAAACCGGAGCTTGAAATCGGGGTGGATGGAGGCATCAATGCCGAGACTGCGCGATTGGCGGTTCAGGCCGGAGCCACTCTTTTGATCGCGGGATCGTATGTTTTTA